A window of Acinonyx jubatus isolate Ajub_Pintada_27869175 chromosome E4, VMU_Ajub_asm_v1.0, whole genome shotgun sequence contains these coding sequences:
- the GOLT1A gene encoding vesicle transport protein GOT1A isoform X1, which produces MEPSHAPPSRGQLSSSSGGNFQHPNLLPRAHPTPSSLPIAEIGVGTTGFGIFFILFGILLYFDSVLLAFGNLLFLTGLLLIIGLRKTFSFFFQRHKLKGTSFFLGGVVIVLLRWPLLGMFLETYGFLSLFKGFFPVVFGFLGNASDIPFLSALFRRLQGTSSMV; this is translated from the exons ATGGAGCCGTCCCATGCCCCACCGTCCAGAGGGCAACTGTCCAGTAGCAGTGGGGGAAACTTCCAGCATCCCAACCTGCTCCCCAGAGCccatcccaccccatcctccTTGCCCATTGCAGAAATTGGTGTGGGCACCACCGGCTTCGGAATCTTCTTCATCCTCTTTGGAATACTCCTGTACTTTGATTCGGTGCTCCTGGCCTTCGGAAAC cTGCTATTCCTGACTGGCCTCTTGCTCATCATCGGCCTGAGGAAgaccttttccttcttcttccagaGGCACAAGCTCAAAGGGACCAGCTTCTTCCTGGGGGGTGTGGTCATTGTGCTCCTGCGCTGGCCCCTTCTGGGCATGTTCCTGGAAACCTATGGATTCCTTAGCCTCTTCAA GGGCTTTTTTCCTGTCGTCTTTGGCTTCCTGGGCAATGCCTCTGACATCCCCTTCCTGAGTGCG CTGTTCCGGAGGCTTCAAGGCACCAGCTCAATGGTCTGA
- the GOLT1A gene encoding vesicle transport protein GOT1A isoform X2 has product MEPSHAPPSRGQLSSSSGGNFQHPNLLPRAHPTPSSLPIAEIGVGTTGFGIFFILFGILLYFDSVLLAFGNRHKLKGTSFFLGGVVIVLLRWPLLGMFLETYGFLSLFKGFFPVVFGFLGNASDIPFLSALFRRLQGTSSMV; this is encoded by the exons ATGGAGCCGTCCCATGCCCCACCGTCCAGAGGGCAACTGTCCAGTAGCAGTGGGGGAAACTTCCAGCATCCCAACCTGCTCCCCAGAGCccatcccaccccatcctccTTGCCCATTGCAGAAATTGGTGTGGGCACCACCGGCTTCGGAATCTTCTTCATCCTCTTTGGAATACTCCTGTACTTTGATTCGGTGCTCCTGGCCTTCGGAAAC aGGCACAAGCTCAAAGGGACCAGCTTCTTCCTGGGGGGTGTGGTCATTGTGCTCCTGCGCTGGCCCCTTCTGGGCATGTTCCTGGAAACCTATGGATTCCTTAGCCTCTTCAA GGGCTTTTTTCCTGTCGTCTTTGGCTTCCTGGGCAATGCCTCTGACATCCCCTTCCTGAGTGCG CTGTTCCGGAGGCTTCAAGGCACCAGCTCAATGGTCTGA
- the GOLT1A gene encoding vesicle transport protein GOT1A isoform X3, giving the protein MISITEWQKIGVGTTGFGIFFILFGILLYFDSVLLAFGNLLFLTGLLLIIGLRKTFSFFFQRHKLKGTSFFLGGVVIVLLRWPLLGMFLETYGFLSLFKGFFPVVFGFLGNASDIPFLSALFRRLQGTSSMV; this is encoded by the exons AAATTGGTGTGGGCACCACCGGCTTCGGAATCTTCTTCATCCTCTTTGGAATACTCCTGTACTTTGATTCGGTGCTCCTGGCCTTCGGAAAC cTGCTATTCCTGACTGGCCTCTTGCTCATCATCGGCCTGAGGAAgaccttttccttcttcttccagaGGCACAAGCTCAAAGGGACCAGCTTCTTCCTGGGGGGTGTGGTCATTGTGCTCCTGCGCTGGCCCCTTCTGGGCATGTTCCTGGAAACCTATGGATTCCTTAGCCTCTTCAA GGGCTTTTTTCCTGTCGTCTTTGGCTTCCTGGGCAATGCCTCTGACATCCCCTTCCTGAGTGCG CTGTTCCGGAGGCTTCAAGGCACCAGCTCAATGGTCTGA
- the GOLT1A gene encoding vesicle transport protein GOT1A isoform X4: MISITEWQKIGVGTTGFGIFFILFGILLYFDSVLLAFGNRHKLKGTSFFLGGVVIVLLRWPLLGMFLETYGFLSLFKGFFPVVFGFLGNASDIPFLSALFRRLQGTSSMV; the protein is encoded by the exons AAATTGGTGTGGGCACCACCGGCTTCGGAATCTTCTTCATCCTCTTTGGAATACTCCTGTACTTTGATTCGGTGCTCCTGGCCTTCGGAAAC aGGCACAAGCTCAAAGGGACCAGCTTCTTCCTGGGGGGTGTGGTCATTGTGCTCCTGCGCTGGCCCCTTCTGGGCATGTTCCTGGAAACCTATGGATTCCTTAGCCTCTTCAA GGGCTTTTTTCCTGTCGTCTTTGGCTTCCTGGGCAATGCCTCTGACATCCCCTTCCTGAGTGCG CTGTTCCGGAGGCTTCAAGGCACCAGCTCAATGGTCTGA